Proteins from a genomic interval of Arachis hypogaea cultivar Tifrunner chromosome 10, arahy.Tifrunner.gnm2.J5K5, whole genome shotgun sequence:
- the LOC112715008 gene encoding F-box protein At1g67340, whose translation MRTRRGGLSYPPLLPLSTMCSNKALSERSSFNTLTPLPNRNRNNKMPSSQQQFVSRKRHKTLSLLSSSSSDTTTTTVGGSELLETLPDDILLSILAKLSSSSNSPSDFIRVLLTCKRLNRLGLHSVVLSKASQKTFSVKARNWSESSHRFLKRCADAGNIEACYTLGMIRFYCLGNRESGRSLISKAAMRCHAPALYSLAVIQFNGSGASKDDKDLRGGVALCARAAFLGHVDALRELGHCLQDGYGVKRNVMEGRRFLVQANARELVSVCNSLHARTTITWGVMPNQNPNLNPRVQYAAGCPLLSDYGCNVPAQEPHLANRFMIEWFSNRGGSAGPSRRLCSHLGCGRPETRKREFRRCSVCGVVNYCSRACQALDWKSRHKVECAPVERWIDDDDGEDGGEVAVVDS comes from the exons ATGAGAACCAGAAGAGGAGGCCTCTCTTATCCTCCACTTCTACCCTTATCCACCATGTGTTCCAACAAAGCTCTTTCAGAAAGGTCCTCTTTCAACACACTCACACCACTCCCCAATAGAAACAGAAACAACAAAATGCCTTCTTCGCAACAACAATTCGTTAGCCGTAAAAGGCACAAGacattatcattattatcatctTCCTCTTCcgacacaacaacaacaacagtcgGAGGCTCCGAACTCTTGGAGACCTTGCCGGATGACATTCTCCTCTCAATCCTCGCGAAACTTAGTTCGTCCTCCAATTCTCCTTCCGATTTCATCCGTGTTCTTTTGAC GTGTAAAAGGCTGAACAGGTTGGGTCTTCACTCAGTGGTTCTATCAAAAGCATCCCAAAAAACATTCTCAGTCAAAGCCAGAAACTGGTCAGAATCTTCTCACCGCTTCCTCAAACGTTGCGCTGATGCCGGAAACATCGAAGCATGCTACACTCTTGGAATG ATTCGGTTCTACTGTTTAGGAAACCGTGAGAGTGGAAGGTCGCTTATATCGAAGGCGGCGATGAGGTGTCACGCGCCGGCACTTTACTCTCTGGCCGTTATACAGTTCAATGGGAGCGGAGCCTCGAAGGACGACAAGGACCTAAGGGGCGGTGTGGCTCTTTGCGCACGCGCCGCATTCCTCGGCCACGTCGACGCGCTGCGCGAGTTGGGTCATTGCTTGCAAGACGGTTACGGAGTTAAGCGAAACGTTATGGAAGGGCGACGGTTTCTCGTTCAAGCCAACGCGCGTGAGCTGGTGTCCGTTTGCAACAGCCTCCACGCGCGCACTACTATCACGTGGGGCGTTATGCCGAACCAGAACCCGAACCTAAATCCAAGGGTCCAGTATGCTGCAGGGTGTCCGTTGCTAAGTGATTACGGCTGTAACGTCCCCGCTCAGGAGCCACACCTTGCGAACCGGTTCATGATTGAGTGGTTTTCGAACCGGGGTGGTTCGGCCGGGCCGAGTCGGAGGCTGTGTTCACATTTGGGTTGTGGAAGGCCTGAAACGAGGAAGAGAGAGTTTCGGAGATGTTCGGTTTGTGGAGTGGTTAATTATTGCTCACGCGCTTGCCAAGCACTTGACTGGAAGAGTCGGCATAAAGTGGAGTGTGCTCCTGTTGAGAGGTGGATCGACGATGACGACGGTGAAGATGGCGGTGAAGTGGCAGTGGTGGATAGTTAG